Proteins encoded within one genomic window of Thermococcus sp. MV5:
- a CDS encoding 2-oxoacid:ferredoxin oxidoreductase subunit beta translates to MAKEIYTKYKMAKYLRKEALPTALCPGCGGGTVLNAFANAIDQLKIDPRDLVVVSGIGCSAWIASPYFLADTLHTTHGRAIAYATGVKVGLPDKKVVVISGDGDLAGIGGNHLLHAARRNIDITVILVNNFIYGMTGGQVAPTTPFGAVTTTTPYRNVEHPLKIAETVASAGASYVARWTTFHVYQLIESIKKALTVKGFSLVEAISQCPVQFGRRNRMKTPAEMLRWFQKNSVPISKAKTLSPEELEGKIIVGELVNREKPEFTEELNFLIEEVAKQYGLGDKNAD, encoded by the coding sequence ATGGCAAAAGAAATTTATACCAAATATAAGATGGCAAAATATCTTCGAAAAGAGGCTCTTCCTACAGCTCTCTGCCCTGGCTGTGGGGGAGGCACTGTACTAAACGCATTCGCAAATGCAATTGATCAACTTAAAATTGATCCGCGGGATTTAGTCGTTGTGAGTGGAATAGGATGCTCTGCATGGATAGCTTCTCCCTACTTTCTAGCTGATACATTACATACAACTCACGGAAGGGCAATAGCATATGCAACAGGAGTTAAGGTTGGTTTACCGGATAAAAAAGTGGTTGTTATAAGTGGTGATGGTGATTTAGCGGGTATTGGAGGAAATCACCTTCTTCATGCTGCTAGAAGAAATATTGACATAACAGTGATCCTAGTCAATAATTTTATTTATGGTATGACAGGCGGGCAGGTGGCCCCGACAACACCCTTTGGAGCTGTTACAACTACAACCCCATATAGAAATGTTGAGCATCCATTAAAAATAGCAGAAACCGTAGCGTCTGCTGGAGCATCTTACGTAGCGAGGTGGACAACTTTTCATGTCTACCAATTAATTGAGAGTATAAAAAAGGCCCTAACTGTAAAAGGCTTCTCCCTTGTTGAGGCAATTTCACAGTGTCCAGTGCAATTTGGAAGAAGAAACAGGATGAAAACACCAGCAGAGATGCTTAGGTGGTTCCAGAAGAATAGTGTTCCCATAAGTAAGGCCAAGACACTTTCCCCAGAGGAACTTGAAGGAAAAATCATAGTTGGAGAACTTGTGAATAGAGAAAAACCTGAGTTCACAGAAGAACTTAACTTCCTTATCGAAGAAGTAGCTAAGCAGTATGGGTTGGGTGATAAAAATGCAGATTAG
- a CDS encoding 2-oxoacid:acceptor oxidoreductase subunit alpha — protein MRYPFPVGAADFIQGDEAISRAAILAGCRFFAGYPITPASEIFEAMSLYMPLVDGVSIQMEDEIASLAAVIGASWAGAKSMTATSGPGFSLMMENLGYAIMTETPLVLVNVQRSGPSTGQPTLAAQGDIMQAIWGTHGDHSVIVLTPATVQEAFDMTIKAFNLAEKYRTPVILLTDAEVGHMRERVYAPNPDELELVYRKLPANEEESKYPFGDVHGDLVPPMPIFGKGHRTYVTGLTHDERGRPKTVESEIHEKLIKRIVEKIEKNKKDIIDYNVYELEDAEIAIVSFGIVARSAMRAVKELRKRGIKAGLLKLNVLWPFDFDLIESIAKKVEKIYVAEMNLGQLYHMVKEGSNGKAPVELISKIGGEIHTPQEIIERIEDDLR, from the coding sequence ATGAGATATCCATTCCCAGTGGGTGCTGCAGACTTTATTCAAGGTGATGAAGCAATATCAAGAGCCGCAATTCTGGCAGGATGTAGATTTTTTGCGGGTTACCCAATAACACCAGCTAGTGAAATTTTTGAAGCTATGTCACTTTATATGCCACTTGTTGATGGGGTTAGTATTCAGATGGAGGATGAAATAGCGAGTCTAGCGGCGGTCATAGGTGCCTCTTGGGCTGGTGCGAAATCAATGACTGCTACCTCTGGTCCTGGATTCAGTTTAATGATGGAAAATCTGGGTTATGCTATAATGACTGAGACTCCATTGGTTTTAGTAAATGTCCAAAGAAGCGGCCCCTCAACAGGACAACCCACACTTGCTGCTCAAGGGGATATTATGCAAGCAATATGGGGAACTCATGGGGATCACAGTGTAATAGTGTTAACTCCTGCAACAGTTCAAGAGGCATTTGACATGACAATAAAAGCTTTCAATTTAGCCGAAAAATACAGAACACCAGTGATACTCTTAACTGATGCCGAAGTTGGACATATGAGGGAGAGGGTTTATGCTCCAAATCCTGATGAGCTTGAACTTGTTTATAGAAAGCTTCCAGCTAATGAGGAAGAGTCTAAGTATCCTTTTGGAGATGTTCATGGAGACTTAGTCCCCCCAATGCCGATTTTTGGGAAAGGACACCGAACATATGTCACTGGACTAACTCATGATGAGAGAGGAAGGCCCAAGACGGTGGAAAGTGAGATTCATGAGAAGTTAATAAAGCGTATAGTTGAGAAAATAGAGAAAAACAAAAAGGACATAATTGATTACAATGTATACGAACTTGAAGATGCTGAAATTGCTATTGTGAGCTTTGGGATTGTTGCGAGATCCGCAATGAGAGCAGTTAAGGAATTGCGCAAGAGGGGAATTAAAGCAGGACTTCTTAAATTAAACGTTCTATGGCCGTTTGATTTTGATCTCATAGAAAGTATAGCGAAAAAAGTTGAGAAGATCTATGTAGCAGAAATGAACCTTGGTCAGCTTTATCACATGGTTAAGGAAGGTTCTAATGGAAAAGCTCCTGTGGAATTGATCTCTAAGATCGGTGGCGAAATTCATACTCCTCAAGAGATAATAGAGAGAATTGAAGATGATTTGAGGTGA
- a CDS encoding DUF192 domain-containing protein, which yields MLINKTKNQVWNGRVKVADTFFKRFRGLMLTPDVNYALVFILPVESRINASIHMFFMFQSIDVLFLDSSRKVVDLKRAKPWRVYTPKESARYIIEAPVGVINAIHAEIGDEIDWQVEEERKAVPSPTSAINKINIKSSNGVISLAEPKPKLKGK from the coding sequence ATGCTGATAAATAAAACTAAAAACCAAGTATGGAATGGAAGAGTAAAAGTTGCAGATACATTTTTCAAGCGATTTAGGGGATTAATGCTTACTCCAGATGTTAACTATGCATTGGTGTTTATTCTACCGGTGGAAAGCAGAATAAATGCCTCAATTCATATGTTTTTCATGTTTCAGAGCATAGATGTTCTCTTTCTTGACTCCTCTCGAAAAGTGGTTGACCTTAAGCGCGCAAAGCCGTGGAGGGTTTATACGCCAAAGGAGAGTGCAAGATATATAATTGAAGCTCCAGTAGGTGTTATAAATGCTATCCATGCTGAAATAGGAGACGAAATTGACTGGCAAGTAGAGGAAGAGAGAAAAGCTGTTCCTTCTCCTACAAGTGCGATTAATAAGATAAACATAAAAAGTTCAAATGGTGTTATAAGCTTGGCTGAGCCTAAACCAAAGCTTAAAGGGAAATGA
- a CDS encoding archaeosine biosynthesis radical SAM protein RaSEA has protein sequence MTFWTSEDNVAGEKGNALYVILPTIGCYRYRIGEACYMCSYPAEAPKIPWSQEELIQYFKKALKKIEGKKGPISVRIFTSGSFLDDGEVKPETRREIFSVLAETENVEEIVVESRSELVRYETIKELVKLIGDKYFEVAIGLETANDDIADVGINKGNTFEEFVKASEIIKKAGAHVKTYLLFKPIFLSENDAIRDIKESIRKAAPYTDTFSINITNIQKGTTYERLWERGEYRTPWLWSVVDVLKWAKNTFPEKRILSDPVGAGSKRGPHNCSKCDKMVARAIREFSNTQDLKYLEKITHECIKEWRYIVTEGLMDWQLQLL, from the coding sequence ATGACCTTTTGGACAAGTGAAGACAATGTTGCTGGGGAAAAAGGGAATGCCCTTTATGTTATCCTTCCGACTATTGGATGTTATCGATATAGAATTGGAGAAGCATGTTATATGTGTTCTTACCCTGCAGAGGCTCCAAAAATACCTTGGAGTCAGGAGGAACTTATTCAATATTTTAAAAAAGCACTGAAAAAGATTGAAGGCAAAAAGGGTCCTATTTCAGTTAGGATATTTACTTCAGGGAGCTTTCTTGATGATGGAGAGGTTAAACCTGAAACGAGAAGGGAAATCTTTTCTGTGCTGGCAGAGACTGAGAATGTTGAGGAAATTGTTGTAGAAAGCCGTTCAGAATTGGTTAGATATGAGACGATCAAGGAATTAGTCAAACTGATCGGGGATAAATATTTTGAAGTGGCCATAGGTTTGGAAACTGCAAATGATGATATAGCTGATGTTGGGATAAATAAGGGGAATACCTTTGAGGAGTTCGTCAAGGCTAGTGAAATTATTAAAAAAGCAGGGGCTCATGTGAAGACTTATCTGCTCTTTAAACCTATTTTCTTGAGCGAAAACGATGCTATTAGGGATATAAAGGAGAGCATAAGGAAAGCGGCTCCATATACAGATACGTTTTCCATTAATATAACGAATATTCAAAAAGGTACGACATATGAAAGATTATGGGAGAGGGGAGAGTATAGAACGCCTTGGCTCTGGAGTGTTGTAGATGTTCTTAAATGGGCCAAAAATACTTTTCCTGAAAAAAGGATTCTAAGCGATCCGGTTGGAGCAGGGTCAAAAAGAGGTCCTCATAATTGTAGTAAATGCGATAAAATGGTTGCAAGAGCTATTAGGGAGTTCTCAAATACTCAAGATTTAAAGTATCTCGAAAAAATCACGCATGAGTGTATTAAAGAGTGGAGATATATAGTGACTGAGGGACTTATGGATTGGCAGCTTCAGCTCTTGTGA
- a CDS encoding 2-oxoacid:acceptor oxidoreductase subunit alpha, with amino-acid sequence MIFRGDEPEQIGLLKKLYPKGNYFMQGDEAIAYGALFAGCRFYAGYPITPASEIAETMARELPKVRGYYIQMEDEIASIAAVIGASWTGFKSMTATSGPGFSLMQENLGYAVFTETPLVLVDVQRSGPSTGQATKGAQGDFFQARWGTHGDHPIIAISPTSVEDSFWETIRAFNLSEKFRIPVVLLADGIIGHTREQIRIPDPEEVEIVYRKLPANEEESKYPFGDVHGDLVPPMPLFGNGYFTHVTGSTHKESGLRDVYTPEVHDRLVRRLHKKLEVHESEIQKWEEYYTEDADILLVSWGVSARPSLGAVIEARKRGIKVGLFVPKTVHPFPGRRIRELSKNVQTILVPEMNLGQMVLEVQRFVREEVPVIGVNKIGGVPLTMEEILKEIESSAERSRHRSAD; translated from the coding sequence ATGATATTTCGTGGAGATGAGCCCGAACAAATAGGGCTCTTGAAGAAGTTGTATCCGAAAGGTAATTACTTCATGCAAGGAGACGAAGCAATAGCATATGGGGCCCTTTTTGCTGGTTGTAGGTTCTATGCTGGTTATCCGATAACACCGGCGAGTGAGATTGCTGAGACAATGGCAAGAGAACTTCCGAAAGTTAGAGGGTATTATATCCAGATGGAGGATGAGATAGCAAGTATAGCGGCAGTTATAGGGGCTTCTTGGACGGGATTTAAGAGCATGACTGCTACGTCTGGCCCCGGATTCAGTTTAATGCAAGAGAATCTTGGTTATGCTGTGTTTACTGAAACCCCTTTGGTTTTAGTGGATGTCCAAAGAAGTGGTCCATCAACAGGCCAAGCCACTAAAGGAGCTCAGGGTGACTTTTTCCAAGCAAGATGGGGAACTCATGGCGATCATCCAATAATCGCGATTTCCCCAACAAGTGTGGAAGACAGCTTCTGGGAAACAATAAGAGCATTTAACTTGAGTGAGAAGTTTAGAATCCCTGTTGTTCTCCTTGCAGATGGAATAATTGGTCATACGAGAGAGCAAATAAGAATCCCAGATCCAGAGGAGGTAGAAATAGTTTATAGAAAGCTTCCAGCTAATGAGGAAGAGTCTAAGTATCCTTTTGGAGATGTTCATGGAGACTTAGTCCCCCCAATGCCCCTCTTTGGAAATGGATACTTTACTCATGTCACTGGTTCAACGCACAAAGAAAGCGGTCTTAGGGATGTTTATACTCCAGAGGTTCATGATCGCTTAGTAAGGAGACTTCACAAGAAGCTGGAGGTTCATGAGAGTGAGATCCAAAAGTGGGAGGAGTATTACACTGAAGATGCAGACATTTTACTTGTGAGTTGGGGAGTTAGCGCAAGACCCTCTCTTGGGGCAGTGATAGAGGCTAGGAAAAGGGGAATAAAGGTGGGCTTGTTTGTTCCGAAGACAGTACATCCTTTCCCTGGGAGAAGAATTAGAGAACTTTCTAAAAATGTACAAACAATTCTCGTTCCAGAAATGAATCTTGGTCAGATGGTTCTTGAAGTGCAACGTTTTGTGAGGGAAGAAGTTCCAGTTATAGGTGTGAACAAAATTGGTGGGGTTCCTCTAACAATGGAAGAAATTTTAAAAGAGATAGAAAGCTCAGCCGAGCGTTCTCGTCACCGTTCGGCGGATTAG
- a CDS encoding DUF996 domain-containing protein, with protein sequence MGLTQAKTYGSVGAILSILGGNIPRVGNLISIIGVVLILLAVKEISLAVNREDIFKDYLVAFILHLGAFFVFLIALVSVIGITVLQGIFWNLAEKELESLGQIIKGLLIGGILAWILFVLGSYYLKKSYESISIETEVGIFRTTGLLYFIGAILLIVFGIGALLIIIGKIFEIIAYLSLPENIKKYDGTWRLRDG encoded by the coding sequence ATGGGGCTAACTCAAGCAAAAACTTACGGGAGTGTAGGAGCAATACTTTCGATTCTTGGTGGGAATATCCCAAGAGTTGGGAATTTGATAAGTATAATAGGAGTTGTATTGATTTTATTAGCTGTAAAAGAGATTTCCCTCGCGGTTAATAGGGAAGACATATTTAAAGATTATTTAGTGGCATTTATACTCCACTTAGGGGCCTTTTTTGTGTTCCTGATTGCACTTGTCTCTGTCATAGGGATCACAGTACTACAAGGGATATTTTGGAACTTAGCAGAAAAAGAACTAGAGAGCCTTGGACAAATTATTAAGGGTCTCTTAATAGGAGGAATACTAGCATGGATTCTTTTTGTTCTTGGATCCTATTACCTCAAAAAGAGTTATGAAAGTATAAGCATTGAGACTGAAGTAGGAATCTTCAGAACAACAGGGCTCCTGTATTTTATAGGGGCGATTTTATTAATCGTATTTGGAATAGGAGCATTACTGATTATCATCGGGAAAATATTCGAAATAATAGCTTATCTCTCTCTACCCGAGAATATTAAAAAATACGACGGGACTTGGAGGTTAAGAGATGGTTAG
- a CDS encoding 2-oxoacid:ferredoxin oxidoreductase subunit beta has translation MYLKSSYEIRDKYLRKDMLPTIFCPGCGIGAVLQYTLRAIDDLGLNQDEIVWVSGIGCSSRVPGYVNFDGLHTTHGRALAFATGIKMANPNLKVIAFMGDGDAAAIGGNHLIHAIRRNLDITVILINNFTYGMTGGQVAPTTPKGLRGTTAPYGSFENPFDIAELAVAAGANYVARWSVFNYIQGINSIKKALQKKGFTLVEFLSQCPISFGRRNRLKTGTELIKWYQQITVPISKAKNMTPEELEGKVVIGEFVDRDRPSLVEEYEAYKKRAKKMMGWEE, from the coding sequence ATGTATCTAAAGTCAAGTTACGAGATTAGGGATAAGTACCTTAGAAAAGACATGCTTCCAACAATTTTTTGTCCTGGCTGTGGTATAGGGGCTGTTTTACAGTACACTCTTAGGGCTATTGATGATCTTGGATTGAATCAGGATGAGATTGTGTGGGTAAGTGGAATAGGATGTTCATCAAGAGTTCCAGGTTATGTTAACTTCGATGGTTTGCATACGACTCATGGGAGAGCATTAGCTTTCGCAACAGGAATAAAAATGGCCAACCCCAATCTTAAGGTAATTGCCTTTATGGGGGATGGAGATGCGGCCGCAATAGGTGGTAACCATCTGATTCACGCTATAAGAAGAAATCTTGATATCACAGTGATTTTGATCAATAACTTTACATATGGTATGACAGGGGGACAGGTAGCTCCGACAACCCCAAAAGGGCTTAGGGGAACCACAGCACCTTATGGGAGCTTTGAGAACCCATTTGACATAGCTGAGCTTGCTGTAGCTGCTGGAGCCAACTATGTTGCAAGGTGGAGTGTCTTTAACTACATTCAGGGTATAAACAGTATAAAGAAGGCCCTCCAGAAGAAAGGCTTTACCTTGGTTGAGTTCCTCTCCCAGTGTCCGATAAGCTTTGGAAGAAGGAACAGATTGAAGACAGGTACAGAGCTGATAAAATGGTACCAACAAATAACAGTGCCTATCAGTAAAGCAAAGAACATGACTCCAGAAGAACTTGAAGGCAAGGTTGTAATTGGGGAATTTGTTGATAGGGATAGACCAAGTCTGGTAGAAGAGTACGAGGCATACAAAAAGAGAGCGAAAAAAATGATGGGGTGGGAAGAATGA
- a CDS encoding nucleotidyltransferase domain-containing protein, which produces MLDSIIECIKTKLKRTENLDDELYSLILYGSFVRGDFIEGVSDLDFFAVIKDNEKVIAPLKIVLEECCANLGAVEIDLAWEYLENLDDPLHTGFPFKFLTIYQQDFLEHHVVIYGDDITSLLPRYHFKDLLKWRIERLLASMNQFSGNLKMLHIGAGEVVRLLAIIHGARSLRKKEVLRVLEIIGDIEALEIYKAYLNGRGLRFSEDYLKEFVRSRCEILKKQQNL; this is translated from the coding sequence ATGCTTGACAGTATTATCGAGTGCATAAAAACAAAATTGAAAAGAACAGAGAACTTAGATGATGAACTTTATTCCTTGATTCTGTATGGCTCTTTTGTGAGAGGAGATTTTATTGAAGGAGTTAGTGATCTGGATTTCTTTGCTGTAATAAAGGATAATGAAAAAGTTATTGCTCCCTTAAAAATAGTTTTAGAGGAATGCTGTGCTAATCTAGGCGCTGTTGAGATTGATTTAGCGTGGGAGTACCTTGAGAATTTAGATGATCCATTACATACAGGATTTCCATTTAAATTTTTAACAATATACCAGCAGGACTTTTTAGAGCATCATGTTGTAATATATGGAGACGATATAACTTCCTTACTTCCGAGATACCATTTTAAGGATCTTTTGAAGTGGAGAATTGAAAGGTTACTGGCTTCAATGAATCAGTTCAGTGGAAATTTAAAGATGCTACATATAGGTGCTGGAGAAGTAGTCCGTCTTCTGGCCATTATCCATGGTGCTAGAAGCCTTAGAAAAAAGGAGGTGTTAAGGGTTCTTGAGATAATTGGAGATATAGAAGCATTGGAAATTTATAAGGCGTATCTTAATGGCAGGGGGTTAAGATTTAGTGAAGATTATCTTAAAGAGTTCGTTCGCTCTAGGTGTGAAATACTCAAAAAACAGCAAAATCTATAG
- a CDS encoding class I SAM-dependent methyltransferase family protein — protein sequence MLGVKVPKKEAESVRKTLLELNLLDNRFKVKTTGDFVVFPVKERIEGFELVETTFEQVSKRPHSYREVVKVPQELLPLLPSSFDIIGEIAILELPDELTPYGKNIGKAILQVHKHITAVFAKGSKVLGKYRVRELIHLAGEQKTETIHRENGIRLKLDVGKVYFSPRLATERMRIFKKVQRGEIVFDMFAGVGPYSILLAKKAKLIFACDINPWAIRYLEENKKLNKVKNVIPILGDVRKVAGQIKADRVIMNLPKFAHYFLEEAMVSVRREGIIHYYGFSHEDDLFGEHEKKIKEIAKNLGREIKILEKRKVRPYAPYQYNIAIDFAVF from the coding sequence ATGTTGGGGGTAAAAGTTCCAAAAAAAGAAGCAGAAAGCGTGAGGAAAACTCTTCTTGAGCTTAATTTACTGGACAATAGATTTAAAGTCAAGACTACTGGAGATTTCGTGGTTTTTCCAGTGAAAGAAAGAATAGAAGGATTTGAACTAGTTGAAACAACTTTTGAGCAAGTGTCTAAACGGCCACATAGTTATAGAGAAGTTGTTAAGGTTCCTCAAGAGCTCCTCCCACTCTTACCCTCCTCATTCGATATTATTGGAGAGATAGCTATACTGGAACTACCTGATGAATTAACCCCATATGGAAAAAATATTGGTAAGGCCATATTACAGGTGCATAAGCATATAACAGCTGTGTTTGCAAAGGGTAGCAAAGTCTTAGGAAAGTACAGAGTGAGGGAACTCATCCATCTCGCTGGAGAGCAAAAAACCGAAACCATTCATCGAGAAAACGGAATCAGGCTAAAATTAGATGTCGGAAAGGTATACTTCTCCCCAAGATTAGCTACAGAAAGAATGAGAATCTTCAAAAAAGTTCAAAGAGGAGAAATAGTTTTTGATATGTTTGCAGGCGTGGGGCCTTATTCAATTCTTCTAGCAAAGAAGGCAAAGCTTATTTTTGCATGTGACATCAATCCTTGGGCCATACGATATTTAGAAGAGAATAAAAAACTGAACAAGGTTAAAAATGTCATTCCCATCCTCGGAGATGTAAGAAAAGTTGCTGGACAAATAAAGGCGGATAGGGTTATTATGAATCTTCCCAAGTTCGCACACTACTTCCTAGAAGAAGCAATGGTAAGTGTGAGACGTGAAGGAATAATCCATTATTACGGTTTCTCACATGAGGATGATCTTTTTGGAGAGCACGAAAAGAAAATAAAGGAAATTGCAAAAAACCTTGGAAGGGAAATTAAGATCTTGGAGAAAAGGAAAGTAAGGCCCTATGCTCCATATCAATACAACATAGCTATAGATTTTGCTGTTTTTTGA
- a CDS encoding 2-oxoacid:ferredoxin oxidoreductase subunit gamma — protein MRKEVLIGGFGGQGVILASVILGRAATVYEGLYAVQTQAYGPESRGGASRAEVVISNEPVDYPKALNPEYALLLSQQAYEKYLPVVKEGGIVIVEKDLVPNRNEELERKFKVYELPLTEIAEETTGLSLTMNILTLGFLVKLTGIVSEEAIEKAVLDSIPKGTEHLNLRALKKGFELGEKALNGEL, from the coding sequence ATGAGAAAAGAAGTTCTCATAGGTGGCTTTGGCGGTCAGGGAGTTATCTTAGCAAGTGTCATTCTTGGAAGGGCTGCAACGGTATATGAAGGCCTTTATGCAGTTCAAACTCAGGCATATGGTCCAGAATCTAGAGGAGGAGCAAGCAGAGCGGAAGTTGTTATAAGTAATGAACCTGTAGATTACCCAAAGGCATTAAATCCAGAGTATGCACTCCTTCTTTCCCAACAAGCATATGAAAAGTACCTTCCTGTTGTTAAAGAAGGCGGTATAGTTATAGTGGAGAAAGACCTTGTTCCAAACAGAAATGAAGAGCTCGAGAGAAAATTCAAAGTTTATGAGCTTCCCTTAACTGAAATAGCTGAGGAAACTACTGGTCTCAGTTTGACAATGAATATCCTTACTCTTGGATTTTTAGTGAAATTAACTGGGATAGTTAGTGAAGAAGCAATAGAAAAAGCCGTGCTTGACTCGATTCCTAAGGGTACAGAGCACCTTAATTTAAGGGCTTTAAAGAAGGGTTTTGAGCTCGGGGAAAAAGCTCTTAATGGGGAACTTTAA
- a CDS encoding 2-oxoacid:ferredoxin oxidoreductase subunit gamma: MQIRIAGFGGQGVILAGVILGEAAAIEGLNVIQTQDYGSQSRGGHSIADLIISEEPIYDLMVTKADVLLALAQLGYNSTKNSLKEDGLLIIDTELVHPDRDYIGAPFTRIAEESTGLALTVNMVALGYLVAKTNVVKKESVEEAIKRRVPRGTEEINLKAFRIGYEEGLK, encoded by the coding sequence ATGCAGATTAGAATAGCTGGATTTGGTGGGCAGGGCGTAATACTAGCAGGAGTTATCCTGGGGGAAGCTGCTGCCATAGAGGGCCTTAATGTTATCCAAACTCAAGATTATGGCTCTCAAAGTAGAGGAGGCCACTCTATAGCAGATCTCATAATTTCAGAAGAGCCTATTTATGATTTAATGGTAACCAAAGCAGATGTTTTACTTGCACTTGCTCAACTTGGTTATAACTCAACAAAAAACTCACTTAAAGAGGATGGGCTTTTAATAATTGACACGGAACTAGTACATCCTGATAGAGATTATATAGGTGCCCCATTTACTAGAATTGCAGAAGAGAGCACTGGTTTAGCACTAACTGTTAACATGGTGGCATTGGGGTATTTAGTTGCAAAAACAAATGTTGTTAAAAAGGAAAGCGTTGAAGAGGCTATAAAAAGACGGGTTCCAAGAGGAACTGAAGAAATTAACCTAAAAGCTTTTAGGATAGGTTATGAGGAGGGATTAAAATGA
- the surE gene encoding 5'/3'-nucleotidase SurE, with protein sequence MVRILITNDDGIYSKGIKAAVEALQDLGEIYVVAPMFQRSASGRAMTLHRPLRAKIINIEGVRIAYALDGMPVDCVVFAMARFGKFDLAISGINLGENMSTEITISGTASAAIEAATHDIPSIAISLEVNREKHKFGEGEEIDFSIAKFFLRKIAKAVLTQGMPKSVDMLNVNIPFDANKDTPIKLTRLAKRMYMPSVEERIDPKGNPYYWIVGTQCPKDILEPGTDMYIVKVERKVSVTPINLDMTAKVELEKIRKHLKL encoded by the coding sequence ATGGTTAGAATCTTAATAACCAATGATGATGGAATCTATTCAAAAGGGATAAAAGCAGCCGTCGAGGCCCTTCAAGATCTTGGAGAGATCTACGTTGTGGCCCCAATGTTCCAGCGAAGTGCAAGTGGGAGAGCCATGACTCTCCACAGACCCCTAAGAGCTAAAATAATAAACATTGAAGGGGTAAGGATAGCTTACGCTCTGGATGGCATGCCCGTTGACTGTGTAGTCTTTGCTATGGCAAGATTTGGAAAATTCGACCTTGCAATTAGTGGGATAAACCTTGGAGAGAACATGAGTACCGAGATAACAATATCTGGAACAGCGAGTGCTGCTATAGAAGCGGCCACTCATGATATTCCAAGTATTGCCATAAGCTTAGAGGTTAACCGAGAAAAACATAAATTTGGTGAGGGTGAAGAAATAGACTTTTCTATTGCTAAGTTTTTCTTAAGAAAAATTGCAAAAGCCGTTCTAACTCAAGGAATGCCCAAAAGTGTAGATATGCTCAATGTTAATATTCCATTTGATGCAAACAAAGATACTCCGATAAAACTCACGCGACTTGCAAAAAGAATGTATATGCCATCGGTTGAAGAGAGAATAGATCCTAAAGGAAACCCATATTATTGGATAGTAGGAACTCAGTGCCCCAAAGATATTCTAGAACCGGGAACAGACATGTATATAGTGAAAGTTGAGAGAAAAGTTAGTGTAACACCAATAAATCTTGACATGACTGCAAAAGTTGAATTGGAGAAAATTAGAAAACATTTGAAGCTTTAG
- a CDS encoding 2-oxoglutarate ferredoxin oxidoreductase subunit delta, producing MANVEVKKEGYLSIGKTEAVEISVDTFLCKGCGICIELCPRTVFEWSKELSEKGVHYPLPVNAEKCVKCKLCELLCPDFAIAVKW from the coding sequence ATGGCAAATGTCGAAGTTAAAAAGGAAGGATATTTATCTATTGGGAAAACGGAGGCAGTTGAGATAAGTGTGGACACTTTCCTATGTAAGGGATGTGGTATTTGCATAGAACTCTGTCCAAGGACGGTTTTTGAATGGAGCAAAGAACTTAGTGAAAAAGGCGTTCATTATCCTCTCCCCGTGAATGCAGAGAAGTGTGTGAAATGTAAACTTTGTGAACTCCTATGTCCTGACTTTGCTATAGCTGTTAAGTGGTGA